The following nucleotide sequence is from Flavobacterium sp. N1736.
AAGTATTATTAAATTCTTACCGATTTTAAATTTTGACTGTGTAAGAATCTAAATAATTATCAAAAAAAATTAATTTACTTCTAAAAAAAACTGTTTTTTATTTGATATTCATTTAATTAAAAAACGTAGACAAAATTGACATTTGATGATATAAATCAGCGGTTTAATATTCTTTTGAAATAATATTCGTATTTGAAAAAGTACATTTCACAACGTTGATAATTATAGAAGGCTCTTGATTTCTCCGATGAATTTTTCTGCCAGTTCATCTGCTTTTTTTTGCGAAATACTTTCCGTATAAATTCGAATAATAGCTTCAGTATTTGACTTTCTTAAATGAACCCATTCTGTCGCGAAATCAATTTTAACACCATCGATGCAATTTGGTTTTTCACTACTGAATTTTTGAGCTATTTTTTCTAAAATTCCATCAACATCAATTTGCGGTGTTAATTCAATTTTACTCTTGCTCATATAATAATCGGGATAACTTTCTCTAAGGCTTTTGCAGGAAATTTTAGCATGTGCCAAATGCGATAAAAACAAAGCAACACCCACAAGAGAATCTCTGCCGTAATGCGCCTCCGGATAAATAATTCCTCCGTTGCCTTCTCCTCCAATAATCGCATTTGTGGTTTTCATTAATTCGACCACATTTACTTCGCCAACCGCGCTTGCCTGATATTTTCCGCCATGTTTTAAAGTAATATCCCGTAATGCCCTTGAAGAAGATAAATTAGAAACCGTATCTCCTTTTGTTCTTCCTAAAACATAATCGGCGCAGGCGACCAAAGTATATTCTTCGCCAAACATCGAACCGTCTTCGCAAATAATTGCCAATCGGTCGACATCAGGATCTACTACAATTCCAAAATCTGCTTTTTCCTGAACAACCAAAGCCGAAATATCTGTCAGATGTTCCTTTAATGGCTCAGGATTATGAGGAAAATGACCATTTGGTTCGCAATACAACTTGATGCATTGAACACCAAGTTTTTCCAATAAATCCGGAATCGCGATTCCTCCCGTAGAATTAACAGCATCAACTACCACTTTAAAATTGGCACCTTTAATGGCTTCAACATCGACTAAATTCAGTTTTAAAACTTCTTCAATATGTCGGTTTATATAGCCTTCCTTCTTTTCATATTTTCCCAAATCGTCTACTTCCGCAAATAAAAAAGATTCTTCCTCTGCTATTATCAGGATTTTTTCTCCTTCGACAGCGTTTAAAAACTCTCCTTTTTCATTTAATAATTTTAAGGCATTCCACTCTTTCGGGTTATGACTTGCCGTAATAATAATTCCGCCATCGGCATTATCCAGCATTACGGCAACTTCAACAGTTGGCGTTGTCGATAAACCAATATCGATTACATTAATTCCTAAACCCGTAAGCGTATTGGCAACCAGATTACTAATCATTTCTCCCGAAATTCTCGCATCCCGACCTAAAATAATACGTAGTGATCTATCCAAATTTTGTCCTTTTAGCCACATACCATAAGCCGCAGCAAATTTCACAGCATTCACCGGAGTCAAATTTTCATTTATAACACCCCCAATTGTACCTCGTATTCCTGAAATTGATTTTATTAAAGTCATTTTTTTAGTTTTTAGTTTACAGTCGCAGTAAAAACAGTCAAAACAGTCACAGTAAACAGTCACAGTAAAAACAGTCGCAGTAAACAGTGAGTTGTAAACTGCGACTGCGACTGAAAACTGTGACTGCAAACTGCGACTGAAAACTGTAAACTGTAAACTGTAAACTGCGACTTAAAAGTGCCATCTCACAAAAGCCTCCATAGCCGCGTAACTCGCTAATCCCATTTGTTGATAAACAACTGCCGTTTCTGCATTTCGGTCTTCGGCTCTTTGCCAAAATTCCCTTGCATCAATTCCCTGAAAAACAACGCCGTCTTTTTGAGATTGGTGTTTGAAGATTCCGTGGCGTTTTGCCAAAACCTGATCCGGACTCATTGGTACCGCCATTTCAACCTCGTCAATTCCCCATTCCTGCCATGCACCACGATACAGCCAAAGCCAGCAGTCATCCATAAAAGGCTTTGATTTTAATGCTTTTACAGCTTCAAAAATAGCGTCCAGACAAACTTTGTGTGTTCCGTGCGGATCTGCCAAATCTCCTGCAGCATAGATTTGATGTGGTTTTATTTTTTCTATTAAATCCATCGTCAGTTGAATATCTTCCTGCCCGATTGGTTTTTTCTCGATGGTTCCGGTTTCATAAAAAGGCAGTTCCATAAAATGAATCTGATCATCACTCAATCCGACAAAATGACTCGTTGCCCTCGCCTCGCCTTTTCTGATTAAGCCCTTGATGTAACGCACTTCGGGAATATCAATTTCACTGTTCTTTTTATTCTCTAAAAACGTTTGTGCTTTTTGGTAAATGTTATCCGCTTCTTCACTTTTTATTCCGAATTTCTCGTTGTAATCAATTACAAATCTTGCGAATCTTAGTGCTTCATCATCCGCAACAGCGATGTTTCCGGAGGTTTGATACGCAACATGAACTTCGTGTCCCTGTTCCTGCAAACGCATAAAAGTGCCGCCCATACTGATAATATCATCATCAGGATGCGGACTAAAAATCAATACACGTTTCTTGGCAGGTTCAGCTCTTTCGGGTCTGTTGGAATCCTCTGCATTTGGTTTTCCGCCCGGCCAGCCCGTAATAGTGTTTTGCAGTTTATTGAATATTTTGATGTTAATGTCGTACGCCGGGCCTGAATCTGCCAGTAAATCGCTCATTCCGTGTTCGATATAATCGGCATCTGTCAGCATTAAAATTGGTTTTTTAAGCTGAAGCGCCAATCCTAAAACCGCTTTACGGCTTAGTTTGTCTGTCCAGATTACTTTTTCTACCAGCCACGGTTTATTGATTCTCGTTAGTTTTGAAGATGCTTCTTTATCCAAAATAAAAACAGCATTATTGTGTTCCTGTAAAAACGAAGCGGGCACGCGATTGGTGACTTCATCTTCTACCGATTTTTTTACAATATTGGCTTTTCCTTCTCCCCAAGCGAGTAAAATAACCTGTTTGGCTTCCATGATTTTTTTTACTCCAAGGGTGATTGCGGTTCTTGGTGTATTGCTCAGTCCAAAGAAATCTTTGCTTGCTGCCACTCTTGTAATATGATCTAAAGCGACCAATCGTGTTTTTGAGTTTTGCAGCGAGCCCGATTCATTAAAACCGATATGTCCGTTTCCTCCAATTCCCAGAATCTGCAGATCGATTCCGCCCAAAGCTTCGATTTTTGTTTCATAATCATGGCAATAATCCGCGATTTGTTCTTTGGTTAAAAGTCCGTCGGGAACATGCGCATTTTCAGGTAAAATATCAACGTGATCAAACAAAAGTTCCTTCATAAAACGAACATAACTGTTGATCGAGTTGGGCTGCATTGGATAATATTCATCCAGATTAAAACTGATTACGTTTTTAAAACTCAACCCTTCTTCCTTATGCAGACGCACCAATTCGGCATACAAACCTTTTGGCGAAGAACCCGTTGCCAAACCTAAAACACAAGGTTTGTTCTCTTTTTGTTTTAACTGAATTAAAGCGGCAATTTCCTGAGCAACAGCTTTTGAAGCGTCAGACGAATTTTCAAAAACAACCGTATTGATGTTTTCGAATCGCTTCTCGAATCCCGTTGCTTTGTCTATATTACTTTTTATCATTTTGAAATATATTTTATTATGTTTTTCATTAATTTTAATACTGATGTGTGTCTTGATGTAATTAATTTTAACACATAGAAACATAGATTTTGTTATCTGAAAAAAGGCGTTTCACTTATTTAAACAAACATAACTCTGTGTGGAAACTTGTTTCTTTGGTATTCTTTTTATATACATTTAAACCTATGTTTCTATGTGTTAAAATACTTAGTTAAACTTCATTTTACTGATTTATTTTTTTTTATAAAAAGCATAAGTTGAGCCTGAACACTTTCAAATACGGGATTTGAGTGCTTAATTGTGATGTTAAATAAAATATTATATTTAGCCCAGTTTTGCCATCCTGACGGAGGAAGGATCACACGCGTAACTCCGCAAACAAAATCGCCAATCTTTGTAGAGTTTCTAGTGTGATTTCTCCTTTCAGTCGAAATGACAAACTTTGGGTTTACAACTTGAAACTTCAACTAAAGTTGCTAAAACCTGAAACTTGAAACTTAAAACCTGAAACCTTACCAACTCCTATATTTATGCCCTTTAAAAGCAAAAAAGAGAATCATAAAATAAGCCGGCAATAGTATCGAATAGGCTAATTGATTTCCGCTTTTTGATGTTGCTGCGGTTCCGGCTGCAATGTTTGCGGTATTGATATTGTCTGCCAAAAAACCATAAAATAGCGGAAAAACGGCACCGCCAATAATTCCCATAATCAGGATTGCGCCTCCAATTTTTGTAAATCCGCCTAAATCCTGAAGTGCCATTGGCCAAATCGCCGGCCAGCAAAGCGCATTTGCCAATCCTAAAAGGGCGACTAAAAGAACAATCAAAGGCAATTGTGGGATTCCAGGCAACTGAATCATAATTTTTGGAGAAAGCAATACGATTAATGAAACCAAAATAACGCCTAAAAAACCGGACGCTTTTAATGCAAAAACCTGCGAAACATATTTAGGAATAAGTGTGATTCCTAAAATATAACCCACAACCATTGCGGTCATTGTAAACGAAGTTAGTTTTAGATAAAACGATCCATTTTCTCCATAAACGCCCAATTGTTTTCCGAAACCTCCAATAGAATCTCCCGCCAAAACTTCGGCAGCGATGTAAACCATTAAAGTAATGACGCCGAAAACCAATTGCGGATGCTTGAAAGCTTCGTTTATTTGTTTGAAAATGCTTAAATGTTCTACTTGTCCTTCATTGTCTAAATTGATTTCCGGAAGCGGAGAAAATTTTACCAAAACCGCCAATACCAACATAATTCCCGCCATGTATATGTATGGCGTTTGTAATTGCAATGCCAATAAATCGAGTGCATTTTCTTTTTGAGCAGAAGTCATTACAGCAATTTTATCTGCAGAATAATCTCCAATATTTGACAATACTAATGACGTTAAAAGTAACGGCGCGAGAAATCCTGCCAGTTTATTGGCGATTCCTAAAACGCTGATTCTTGCTGCGGCGCTTTCGCGCGGACCAATTACAACAACATACGGATTTGCAGCGGTTTGCAAAACTGCCAAACCTGTTCCCATTACAAATAAAGCAATCAGGAAAAGCACAAAAGTTCGTGCTTCGGCAGCGGGATAAAACAATAAAGCGCCAACCGCAATAATCAATAATCCCAATGAAATTCCGTTTTTGTAGCCTACTTTTTCTATTAAAAATGAAGACGGAATTGCCATTACGAAATAAGCAATATAAAACGCAAATGTCACAAAATATGATTGTGATTCGGTTAGTTCACAAGCTAATTTAAAAAACGGAATTAGTGGTCCGTTTAGCCAGGTTACGAATCCAAAAATAAAAAATAAGGACGTTAAAATAACCATTGGAATCAAAGTACTGCTTTGTTCTTTCTTTAAAGTAATATCGATTTCTGACATGTTTTTTTTGGTTTGGATTAATTATTGGGTTTGGTTTAATTTATTTTTTAACACATAGAAACATAGATTTTTTTAGCTTAAAAAAGGCGTTTCACTTATTTAAACAATCATAGCTATCTGTGAGAAACCGGATTGTCTGGCTGAACGAAGTCGAAACCTTTCTATGTGTTAAATATTTTTTCACGCAGATTTAGCAGATTTGGCAGATTTTTTTCTAATCATTTTAATCTTTTAATCTGTGGCGTTGTTTTTTTCAACACATAGAAACATAGCTCTTGCAAATTAAAAAAAGGCGTTTCACTTGTTTAAACAAATCCCGACGCTTCGGGACTATGTGTGAGAAACTTGTTTCTTTTTATATTCTTTTTACAATCTATAAATCCTATGTTTCTATGTGTTAAATATTTTTTCACGCAGATTTAGCAGATTTGGCAGATTTTTTTCTAATCATTTTTAATCTTTTAATCTGTGGCGTTGTTTTTTTCAACACATAGAAACATAGCTCTTGCAACTTCAAAAAAGGCGTTTCACTTGTTTAAACAAATCCCGACGCTTCGGGACTATGTGTGAGAAACTTACTTCACTAATTCCTGATCGTAAAAAACGATAGTTTCTTCTAAGGCTTTATCTATTGTGTATTCCGGTTTGAAACCTAATTGGTTGAATTTTTCAGGATTGGCTTTCGAATGTTTGATATCGCCGGGTCTTTCTTCGAGGAATTTTATCTGTGATTTTGAGTTGGTAATTTTTATGATTTTTTCAGCCAGTTCTAAAACCGAAGTGCTGTGTCCCAGCGCCACATTATACGTTTCAGTTCCTTTTTGAGAAGCCAGAATATTCGCTTTCACGACATCTTTTACATAAATAAAATCTCTGGTTTGCAATCCGTCTCCATAAATTGTAATGGGTTCATTTTGAAGTGCTTTATTGATAAAAATAGGCACAGCCGCCGCATAAGCAGATTCCGGATTTTGGCGTGGACCAAAGACATTAAAATAACGCAAAGAAGCTGTAGGAACCTGATATTGATCGAGATACATTTTTAAATAATATTCTCCGTCAAGTTTTGTAATCGCATACGGCGTCATTGGTTCCGGAAACATCGTTTCTACTTTTGGCAAAACAGGATTATTTCCATAATTTGCTGCAGATGTTGAAAGTACCACTTTACAATTTGAATTGTTTTTTGCGGCTTCAAGAATATTTATGGTTCCAATGGTATTGATTTCAATGCATTCCCTGATTTTCAAAAGCGATTCGGGAACGCTTACCAAAGCTGCGAGATGAAAAATTCCTGCTGCTCCGCTTACTAATTCGTTAACTAAATCTTCGTCACGAATATCGCCTTTTACAAAATCAACATTCAGTCCGTTTAAGTTGTGCTCAAATCCCGTTCTAAGGCTATCAAGTATCGTAACTTTATGTCCTTCTTTTGATAAATGTTCGGCAATGTGGCTTCCTATAAAACCTGCACCGCCGGTAATTACATATTTTTTCATTCTTTTTATTTTAGTGACCCAATGAAATTCAAATTATAGTCCTGCATTTCATCAAATTGTTCTGAAAGGCTTTCAATTAACTTAAACTGATTTTTAGAACGATCCAGATTATGTTCCGGATATTCTGTTTTGTAATACACATCGTCGTTTAAAAAATCGGTCAAAAAACGTAATGCCATAATAAATACCATTGTTTTTGCGCCAAGCGGAAGGTATTTTATCTCTAATAATGAAAGTGATGAATTGGTTTTTTCGAGAAAACCTTTTACATACGCTTTATAATACTGAAGATTGAAATTTACAAGCTCTAGGTTTTTTTCATCTTCTGCCGCTGTATTGCAAATGGTTCGAATGGCGTCTCCAAAATCATAGTGAACAATTCCGGGCATAACAGTGTCAGTATCAATCACGCAAAGTCCTTTTTTATTAGCGTCAAAAAGTGCGTTGGAAATTTTGGTATCGTTATGCGTTACTCTTAGTTTTATTTTTTGGGCATCTTTTAAATTTTGTAAAACATGCATTTCTTCTTTAAGTTCATGAACCAGATCAATGCATTTTTTTGCCTGTTCAATTCGCTGTTCCGAAGCTTCTTTTAAAGCCCTGTCAAACTGTGCGTAACGAAAAATCATATTATGAAAATTCGGAATTACTTCTGTTAGTTTTCTGGCGTCAAAATCACTGGTAAGATTTAGAAATTCACCAAATAATTTTCCGCCTTCATACGCAATTTCCTCATTATTAACGGTTTCAAAAGTCAGGCTTCCTTCAATATAAACCATCATATTCCAGAAATTTCCTTCTTTATCATGATAATAAAAAATTCCTTTTTTGGTTCCGATAAAAGTTAAAACCCTTCGTTTGAGTTCTTCTTCAGATAAATGTTTTAATTTTTTAAGCAAATGTTTGCTTACACTTACTTTATTGGCAATAAGCCCCGGAACGTCTTTAAAAACGCCATCATTAATGCGCTGTAAAATAAACTGTTTACGGCTATCAGTTGTTATTAAATAGGTGTCGTTGATATGACCTGACGCCAATTCTTCAAAATTTTTAAAAACTTCTATATGGTCGAACTGGTCGAATATAAATTTTAAATGTTCTGCTACCATATTACCAGAGATTAGTTGGATAAACTTTTTGGGCTCTTAATTTTTCAATTTCTTTTTTTACAATTTCTTTGTCTTCTTTGTAGGTAACGCCAAACCATTTTGCATTTGACTGAAGTACTTCGAGCGATGCGTTTTCTGATTTCAGGATTTCGTTTACAACGGATGTAATAAAAAATTCGGCTTTTAAATCGTGTTCGTTTTCTTTGAGGAATTCTTCAAAAAGTGCGCCTCCAAACTCAAAACATTTTGGTGTAAATCCCCAAAAATTCATAGAAACGATCGTATTTTCATCTATCGGAATAAAATCACCGTTATCGTCTTTACGCATTAATTTGCCGTTTATTTTTTCGATATGCGTACGTTCGGTTACATCTGTAAGATAATTATTGGCGTCAACCTGACATTCTCCTCTTGATACAAAACCATGATCTGAGACGGTGTTTTTAAGCAAATATGCCATCATATTAAAATGATACGATTCTTTATCCATATCTGTCAAGGCTTTTGCCATGATTTCAAAAGCTTCTTTTCCGTAAAAATCATCGGCATTTATAATGGCAAAATTTTCGGTTACTTCATCTTTCGCCATCAATAAAGCATGTCCGGTTCCCCAGGGTTTTTTTCTCTCCGGATTTTGATATTTTACAGGAACATTATCTATTTCCTGAAAAACATAGCCAACTTCGGCTTTTCCTTCCAGTTTTTTATTGAAAATTTCTTTACACTCGTCCTCAATATTTTTGCTTATAATAAATACAAATTTTCCAAAGCCTGCCTGCAATGCATCATATATAGAAAAATCCATAATTGTATCTCCTTCGGGAGTAAATGTATCTAACTGTTTTAATCCTCCATATCGACTTCCAATACCTGCCGCCAAAATCACGAGAGTAGGTTTACTTTTGCTCATTTAAATAGTATATTAATTGGTTTATTATTTTTAAATTTTTGGTCATTTTTTTGTCTTTCAATTTTTCGAAATATGAAGTAAATTAAAAACCGATCAGATATTAACAACTTCTCTTATAAATTGAAAAATAAATATTAATCTGACAATATTTACGTTAATATCATAAAGTATATGATTAATATTCGGCTAAAATATATATTAATATTTTATAAAAAAAGAAAATAGTGTTAAAATGTGCTCGAACACAATTAAAATGTTTTCGAACACATTAAATTTAATATTTTTAGATATTTGAATTTTATATATATTTGTTATTATATGGAGAAAATTTACACAATTAAGGATATTGCAGAACTTGCAGGTGTTTCTAAAGGCACTGTAGATCGTGTTTTGCATAAAAGAGGAAAAGTCTCTCAGGATGCTCTTGACAGGGTAAATGAGGTTTTGGATAAGATTGATTATCAGCCTAATTTAATGGCAAGAAGTTTAAAGAAAACGCAAATTTATTCGATATGTGTTTTGCTGCCGGATTCTAAAAATGATCCGTATTGGCAGCCTTGCATTGATGGAATAAATGAAGCCAAAAAAGAGTTTAAATCTTTTAATGTTAAAGTAGAAATTTTCTTGTTTGATGCCACAAGCACGGCATCGTTTGTAGAAACCAACAAAGCTGTTTTAAAAGCGTCGCCGGATGCTGTTTTATTGGTTCCGTTGTTTCATAAAGAAGCGATTGATGCTATCGAAACCTACAATTCTAAAGGTATTATCTCCAGTATCTTTAACAATCAGCTTAAATCGAGCGTTATAAAAAGTTTTGTAGGTCAGGATTTATTTCAAAGCGGAAGAATTGCAGCTCGATTATTAGAATTGTTGATTCAAAAAGGAACAATCGCCATCGTTCATATCGATGAAGATTACGAGAATGCGATTCACATGCAGGAAAAAGAAAAAGGTTTCAGGGATTATTTTGATACTTTAGAAAACGGAAAATTTGAGATTAAAACCTTCAAAGTAAAACATCCGCAATTTAAAACGACGCTTAAAGAATTTTTAGAATCAAATCCTCAAATTCAGGGACTTTTTGTTACGACTTCAAAAGCGTATCAGGTGGCTAAAATTATTGCCAAAAATCCTGAACGAAAAATTGCGCTCGTAGGCTACGATTTACTCGAAGATAATCTTGAATATCTGAACAATAAAACCATTGATTTTTTAATTCATCAAAATCCAAAAAGGCAAGCTTATTTAGGAACTACAAGTTTAATTGAGCATTTTATTTTCGAAAAAGAAATTAGTGCGCAAAAGCTTTTGCCTATCGATATTATCAATACTGAAAACGCTAAGGATTATTTTTTGTAAACTTTCGGCTTAGATTTTAAACACATAGAAAGGCTTCCGATTTATATGTTTATTTTTTCTCGCAGATTTTGCAGATTGAGCAGATTTTATTATAATCATTTTAATCGCTCCATATAGTTTGTCATTTCGAGCGAAGGGAGAAATCGCACGCGTAACTCGACAAAGATTGACGATTTTGATTGCGGAGTTTCTTGTGCGATTTCTCCCTTCGGTCGAAATGACAAAAAGCGCGCAAAAAAAAATCTGCTCAATCTGCAAAATCTGCGAGAAAAAACATCACCACATGCATAAAAAACATGTTTCCACACATAACTATGTTTGTTTAAATAAGTGAAACGTCTTTTTAAGCGTACAGAATCTATGTTTCTATGTGTTTAAATTAAATCCCCAAAGTCAAAATACCAAACGAACTCGAAATATGAAAATTAGGTTTTTCGGTATCGGGATCAACCCATGAAATCCAAGTTGGTTCGAATAAATTATTGTCTTGTTTTTTATATTTTGCCCTGAAAAGTCCGGCTTCGATTGTATTGTTTTTAATCAGATTGAAGTTTCGTAAAGACTGAATACTGATGGCTATTTCTACAATAAAATGATCTTCTTTGATATGCGATTTTACCGTCAGATCATTTTTAGGCCAATTCCAGTCGTAGTCAAATTTTTTATTGGGATAAGCAATAAAATCCATTATTCGTGGTGTTGGATCAATTTCCAGACAATAATAAGGATTGAGAGTTTCATCTGTTCGAAAGAAAATTTCAACACGATCCGACTCTGCAATACTGTCTACAGAATCATCTTTTCTGTCAATATGAATATTGGTATCATAAACGGTATAAGAAAAATAGATATTTTCAAGATCCCATAAAGCCTTAAATTCAATTTTTTCAGGTTCTGCATAATCCCACGGAGAAATGAAATCGGTTAATATTTCTGCTTTCTTCCAAAACGGATTATCTCCCAAACCATTTATTTGCAAAATGTTTTTCTCAATGCGATGTACAGTATAATTTTTCATTCTAAAAAGGTACGCAATTTAAAAAAAAGAAAAAAGGGAGCAAAAAATAAAAATATCTTTTGCTCCCAAAAATTAAATATTATTTCAAATATACTTTATTGTTCGTAATTTCATTATCTGCATTTATCTGAAGAATAACCAATTGCGACGTTGTTTTTAAATCTGAAACATTAATTTTTACGGTATCAACCGTATTAAATTCTTTTTTAAGAAGCACTCTTCCACTCAAATCTAATATAGAAATACTGGCTGCATTCACATTTTTTCCAAAATTAATATTGATTTCTTCTGCTGCAGGATTAGGAAAAACAGCAAAGCTTGGGGCAATTTCTTCGGCTACATCAACTGTAGGCGCTTTTTTAGCTGTCGATCCTGTTTGCAATTCAGAACATCCAATATCGATTCGTCCGTTTCTTTTTCGAATATCATCATCAAAATCTAATGTTCCTGAATAGGTCGAATTGTAAGTTGGATCTCCTTTGTCTGTTGCAAAAGCACCTGTCGCCAGAGTAAAATCAAAAGTTGCTGCATTTACAAATCCCGGTGAACCTACAACGGAGTTTACATCTTGTCCGGTTGCGGTTGCAAACTGCGCCGGATTATAAGATCCTGTTGTAGAACTGCCGTTAAAACTAACTCCGGTTAAATCGATGATATAATCTGTTGTGCCCTCTCTGTAAAATAAATTATAGTTGGATACAAAACTCGAAACCGTATATCCGTAAGATGCCAAAAGCGCTTTTTTGCCATTTGTAGCATACAGAATATTATTTTTAAAGGTAATTCCTGAACTGTTTTGAAGATGAACTTCTCCCCCATAAATGTCAGCAACAGTTCCTACGGCAACTCCGGCAATAGTTGTAACGCCATTGATAACTGCTCCGGTTCTGTTTTTGTAGAAAGTATTATTGAAAATTTTGGTATTTCCAACGCTTGTTGTATAACCGCTTCCTATAACACCGCCAAAAATTGCTCCGGTAACCACGTTGTTGTAAACTGAATTGTTATTTACAATATGTCCCGTAGACTGACCTCCGTTTCCGGTTGCTGTATTTTGCTCAGATCCTACGGCAATTCCAACACCGCAATTATAAACTTCATTTCTTTCTACGGTACAATTCAAAGCGCCATCAACATAAATACCGGCACTATTGGCAACGGCACTCATACAATCAAAAACTTCGTTTGAGGCAATTACACCATTTCTCGCCTGATTATTACTCGCAGCTCCGGTTGATGTATAATTTCCTGCGGCAACAATTCCGATATTCGCAATATCATAAACGGTATTTCCTGAAACCGAAAAACCATTTACATTTCCGGTAACCGTTACAGCTTCTCCCCAGCCTGTGGCACAGTTGTTTACCTCGTTATTATCAATTTTTACGTTGGTAATAGCGTACGTTCCGTTTCCTCCGTCGACTTTGATAGCGTTGGCAACAATACCGCTATTTGCAGGAATTGACGACAGATTATTACTGATCCATCCAATGTTTTTAACAATACAATTTTTGACTGTAATGTTGTTTAAATTGGCCGTTGCACCGGAATTGGCTAAAATCCAGATTCCTTTACTTCCATTTCCAATCTTGTTAGAAATTGTCAAACCGTCGATCGTAA
It contains:
- a CDS encoding substrate-binding domain-containing protein; protein product: MEKIYTIKDIAELAGVSKGTVDRVLHKRGKVSQDALDRVNEVLDKIDYQPNLMARSLKKTQIYSICVLLPDSKNDPYWQPCIDGINEAKKEFKSFNVKVEIFLFDATSTASFVETNKAVLKASPDAVLLVPLFHKEAIDAIETYNSKGIISSIFNNQLKSSVIKSFVGQDLFQSGRIAARLLELLIQKGTIAIVHIDEDYENAIHMQEKEKGFRDYFDTLENGKFEIKTFKVKHPQFKTTLKEFLESNPQIQGLFVTTSKAYQVAKIIAKNPERKIALVGYDLLEDNLEYLNNKTIDFLIHQNPKRQAYLGTTSLIEHFIFEKEISAQKLLPIDIINTENAKDYFL
- a CDS encoding carbohydrate-binding family 9-like protein; this translates as MKNYTVHRIEKNILQINGLGDNPFWKKAEILTDFISPWDYAEPEKIEFKALWDLENIYFSYTVYDTNIHIDRKDDSVDSIAESDRVEIFFRTDETLNPYYCLEIDPTPRIMDFIAYPNKKFDYDWNWPKNDLTVKSHIKEDHFIVEIAISIQSLRNFNLIKNNTIEAGLFRAKYKKQDNNLFEPTWISWVDPDTEKPNFHISSSFGILTLGI
- a CDS encoding T9SS type A sorting domain-containing protein, yielding MKIKKITFIILFCFVQGFSQTYVSTTGNDVTGTGTAALPFKTIVKGVQAAPSGGTVLVLSGTYPVTGPIFVGKPLTIQKSGSGAVIVNASGWTSTDTYVLGIVNTSSVTIDGLTISNKIGNGSKGIWILANSGATANLNNITVKNCIVKNIGWISNNLSSIPANSGIVANAIKVDGGNGTYAITNVKIDNNEVNNCATGWGEAVTVTGNVNGFSVSGNTVYDIANIGIVAAGNYTSTGAASNNQARNGVIASNEVFDCMSAVANSAGIYVDGALNCTVERNEVYNCGVGIAVGSEQNTATGNGGQSTGHIVNNNSVYNNVVTGAIFGGVIGSGYTTSVGNTKIFNNTFYKNRTGAVINGVTTIAGVAVGTVADIYGGEVHLQNSSGITFKNNILYATNGKKALLASYGYTVSSFVSNYNLFYREGTTDYIIDLTGVSFNGSSTTGSYNPAQFATATGQDVNSVVGSPGFVNAATFDFTLATGAFATDKGDPTYNSTYSGTLDFDDDIRKRNGRIDIGCSELQTGSTAKKAPTVDVAEEIAPSFAVFPNPAAEEININFGKNVNAASISILDLSGRVLLKKEFNTVDTVKINVSDLKTTSQLVILQINADNEITNNKVYLK